GTCATTCTTGGTTTCAAGATTATTGGAGTTGAGAGTGTATGTTTGACCCTTGTTgggtttatttttattttgtaattgatATTCTACCATCAGTTGAGCTATGAAATTAATGATACTTACTTGTCGTTTAGCCAATAATTGTCAATAACATTATCATGATGTCATGACTATTATCAACTAAACATCTCTCATTTTCCACCGTTAGAAATAAATCTCACATTTCTATATTATGAGTCAACGTACCTAAAAAAAGtgtcaattaatatataaaatttaccACATACTTAGTGGCTTATTTAGGACCCTGAACCATGGTGCGGATTATTTAACTTTGTATAAAAAGCATaaactaaaaatgaaaacaaattaagatgaaatgttttatttgtccctaaaagaatttataaaagttGTTTTTGTTCCCTTTAAAAAATCggttttgtttttcttcctcGTATTTTGAAATATGATATTACTTATAAAGTGTATTTTATAATGTGTTTGAGTCATCATTTGACACATAAAtagaaattcaaattaaatttcaatgaaCAAAATGACATATTTCTAAGGTCGGAGAAAAAATACACGtcactttttcaaattttatgacCTCAAATGGTgattacataaattttttatgataaaaaatacatttgatcTATAACTTTGATATATGTATCaagtaaattataaatatattcataatttatctctaagtaatttaatgtattaaaattgttgatttatCAACATCATCAATGTTTTTGGACATGTTTTTCTCAATACAAAGTCAATGTGAGTGTTGAATATGCATAACAAAAACgtgcaaaattaaaaattaagggtgtatggtattattttttaattaaggtGTACGGatctaaaaattatattattaaatagtaaaatgattattttattggTTATTAATAGAAGTTCAACATGAGTTAAGAATGACATAATAttgacataaataaaattaagataaatattattttatctataagTGTTTATTTGTCGATAATTGTTTCAAATTGTTGCAAAACGTTGTATCAGTAttgaacaaatatttgaatgttAACACATCAAAAGTAGAGACCaactcataaaggtataaacAAAATGAGTctcaataagtgtgtttgagAATAtctcaaagaaaaagaaaatcaataattcCAAGttattatgaaatttatttgttaGAGTCAAATATTGGATTTTGTGAAGATTCGATCACTCTTACACGTGTCACGAATAATGTGTCGTAGAAACAAATTAATACCACGAAAGAGGAGTTAAAAATTATGCAAGAAAATAAAGTTTAAGAGTTGTCAAAATGTTTTAAACGGGTTTGCTTTGAGTGGATCTTTAAGACCAAACATGAATCAAATAACAATTTCTAACTACATAAACCCGACCTATTGCCAAATGATTACTCAAATGGACGatgttaattataaaaaaataatttatcctaTTTCGAAGAGAGACTTATAAAAAATCACATTCACTTTCCTATTCATGTTTACAAAATATCTCCAAAAATATCAtgtgtttttataaaaaaaatagttaaagtagagaaataaatattattagtcaAATGTGTTAAGACTTCTTCATCAAACTTTGATAAATGAAAatcataaattttcaaaatgtttatgttttttattgtttccGCGTAAAATTTACTAtgatcattaaaatttacattttatgtTGTTCATAGATAGATGTAttttaagtattaaataatttattatgttgattttcctttttgagatgttaaatattgaaaactaattaaaatttataaaataaaaaaaaaatcagtggCATTTGacaatttcatataaataaaaaaatatgataaatgaaaGGGATTGAACAATAATTttaccaaattatttttaaagattattGGTTGATTCTAATTATCATGAAtgtaaattagataaaatagtaaattagaaataatatatataatattaattagaaaataaaattaataaaaaaatttaaaattaaactataacaattattttaaagttttttttttcagagggggagaaattattatttctttatatcCAACTTAGCCGATCGACAAAGAGGTGTTGGTTTTAATTTGAGTTTGGTCATAAAGTTTCGTGTATAGCTTTCAATCCGTTAGTAGTAGGTTTAGTGAAAACCGACACAAACCAACCACcattgttaattaaaaaaagaatgatgaaaCTTGATATTTTTAACGGTTGTGATTCGCTCGACTCCTTCTGTTAAGACAAGTAACAAGATTCTTCTCCAACCAATTAGAAGTTGCAGCGCCGTTATTCTAATCCGTTTCACTGTTACCAGTCACCACCAATTGCCTAAACGACGTCGTTGGATTCAATAACATCCGAAGCATTGCAATGCCATTTCGATTTCGAGGTTGCTTTGCAATCCCCCGTGGCTGGTCGCTGCAACACCAATTCCCTCACTCTTCCTCCATTCCCCTCAATTTCTCTTCTTTGCCACACGCTTCTTCTTCTCCTCACTCCCTCCTCCTCCACAATTTTTTGCCATGGTTGGAGAACAAAGCCTCTTCCACCATTTCTTCTTCGCTTTCCATTGCCAATTCttcatatggaaaatccttgtTTGCTTCTAAGACTATTCAAACTGGCGATTGTATTTTACAGGTTCCTTACACTGTGGTACGCTTCCCGTGTTCCTAAGTGTTTCTTTGGTTTTTTGGTGATAAATatcgattttgtaaaatatatttggttAAAACTTAGTTGaacataaattgatttatgATTAGATACATTTGTTTAAATGTGAATTGAACATTAAATTTAAGTGATTTTTAGAGTATAAACTACTAATACTACcttcaatttattattatgcggcaaaatcaattttactcaAACATTTCGAAGTGTTCGTTTGGCATTGAGCCACCATGATTTTGTAAAGCAAGTTGTTGTAGTTTTTGTAAAGCTACTATTTATACACACCTATACAAAAATTTTGGACCGTCCCAAAGTTGAACTAACATAATGAAGATTTGTTCTTAATTGGTTTTGCAGCACATAACTGCAGATAATCTCCCTCCTGAAATCAGATATTTGATCGGTGAAGATGTTGGAAATATTGCAAAACTTGCTATTGTTCTTCTCATTCACAAGAAATTGGGTCAGGTGGTCTTATTTTCTTGTTCCAATTATCACAGTTTTCATCTACATTTTAGGAGTTTTTGAGCTCTTGCAAATTTTAGAAAACAACAGACAATTGTGCATGGTTATATTTaacatagttttttttatgaGATAAGAAACTCATCAccacaaaaagaaacataaactAGGAGAGGGCAGAATAAGGAATTTTGGGTCCTTGACGGAAGTACAAAACTAAAAATACAACAAAGATAAAGacaaaacaaatgaataaagCTGCTTGATACCTTAACATTCGCTATTGAGCAATAACATTGAGACCCATATTGAGCATAGAGCTTTTCAATTGGCAGAAACTTACGAGTCTATGTCTGTAATATCTGTGTATGTATGACAGGGCTCTGAATGGTATCCTTATATCAGCTGTCTTCCCCTGCAAGATGAGATGCATAATACGGCAagttctctttctttttttttttcttcatattttgaaTGATGTTTTTCCCATacttttttatatgtttagcATTAGGCACTACTACAAGTTATATGCTTACCCATTCACTTGTTCAAATGCGTGAATTTTaagctttcaaataattaatatatggtTACTACTTACTTTTATGCTTTCCATAAAAGTTTTTCATGTGAtttgtgattgttttttttagatattttggAATGAAAGTGAGTTAGAGATGATTCGTCAAAGTTCCGTTTATCAAGAAACTATTTACCAAAAGTTTCAAATTGAAAAGGACTTTTTAGCACTCAGGCCAGTGAGTACTTTGCATACTTAATTACTTACATTGTCTCTTGAATGCATacattaatttgattaatttatgtttaaatttttattctatCATATGGTGTGTGAAAGCAATGTTTCCTCCACCTGTAGTGGTCAAGGCATAATATTGTCCATGTCTGCATGTATTTGCATTTGTAGTTGTAAAAATGCAGTTGGGTAGAGAAATCTTATTACCTATCTTGGAATAAAGAAAGTTATTTTCTGATACAGATAATTACTTTATATAGAAAATCTGAGGATTATTTCTATcaaaatgaagaaattaaataaattaggtTGGCTCTTAAATCTTGATTTTTGTGGAAATAATAGAAGAACTAAGATTCCACACAAAGTTTAGACTGATTAGAGCTAAGGCTAGGCATATTTTACTTAACAAGCTTGAGCATGCTATTGTTTGCCTAGGCCAGTCCAGCATATTTCAGTTGGGCTTCAGATTTCTGATTAGACTGCATAACAGCTCGAGGAAAACAACCCAACAAGTTGTAATTAGTTGAACTCACAGTATAAAGACGAACATGTGTCTAATTCACTTGTGAACATTCAAACCAAGTGGGTTTTACGTTTGGATCTCCCCTTTTTCTCTCCCCGAAGATCATTTTATTGAGATATTTCATATCTTAATCTTGTATGTCCCAGATTATATATGgcaatttattatttgagagTTTGAAATTGATACACAATAGAACATTATGGCATTATTTATATCCATGTAGCCAAGCTCAGCTAGTGGGGAAAAGCTTGGCTGTTGctgtttattttattctttgcGAGTTGAAAGATGGTAATTGAATGTTGTAGCTTTTGAATACTGGTTATGACCagatttttcctttttatttcaGGTTTTTGAATCATTTTGTCAAAGTTTAGGAGATTTTACTTGCAAGGACTTCATGCATGCATGCACACTAGGTAAAGCAAGCACTTGAAAATTTGTACTTCTCTCGTATGCTTTATAGAGTACATTCTTTATGCATGAGAATATGAAGGACCTGCAAACAAGCAAGCTTAACATTGAATTAATTCTGAGGGTTGTTTATCATAATTTGTGGTTGATTTGATACACTTGTCTATAATAAGCTTGACAGACTGTTACATGTAATGATTGCTCCTTGCTTGCTTGATTTTGTTCAGTTTGATTTGTTTAGTTAAAGGCGCTCTCACCTAGTTGGCGTCTTCATAATTCTGCATATCTTTATTAAGGTCATCACTTGTGAAACCTCAAACACAGCCTTGGAATTTGTTGCCGAACTTATTAATGATCTGTTTTCATTTACTTGTTTATTTGCATTCTGTCACTCCCTATCAGCCACCCTCCCTTGTGCTGCATTTTGACTTGGTCAGTTCTAGATTATCTGATTATTTAATCAGCAAATTGACTCAATACTTTCCTAGTTTCTggcttataattattttgagaattGTCATTTTACAATCAAGTTTCGACTTGGATTTTGAATTGTCTTTCTATTGGATAGCAGTGATGAACATATAAGGGATATAATTAGATAATATAACAGACACATTTGTACCAGAAGGCTATATATCCAATTGATTTAGATTTCAATAGAACTGATTTTGAAAGAATTAGTACTGAGAGAATTGATTCTGAAAGAATTGaggttaaataaaaaattgtatttggaaatgataatttaaaaattgattttgtttggaTGATGAAGCAAAATCACTTTTAAAGTATAACTATGAAGAGTTTATAAGTCCTACATTCAATAAATTATACTCGACGAAAAAGTTAAAAGTTTGCTTGAATCTTGATCAATTTTGAACTTCAGTAGTTCTGAATCTTATCAGTGCGTGTTGGCTCTCAGGAATTTTTCTTGAGTATTGGATTTTCAACAACATAGGGTAGGAGGGGTTTCATAAATATGCTTTTGATAGAAACTGGTACCAAACATAGagatttaaaagaaataaacaacTTTTATTCATGATAGAATAGGATTACACAATGGGTTCCCAAGAAATTCGCGAGTCTTGGGTCTCTCCCTTCCAAGAATTTAAAAGCTTGGTCTCTCCAACCAATATCCAATTCCCAATTGATTTGCCTCTCCTCCTTTTTCCAATAACTTCCCTATATATTATAATTCTACAAATGCATAACTGCCAAAATACAATACATAACTGCTGTCTATAATACAATAACTGTCTCAAATAGCTTTCCTAACAAAAATGTATTGTTGGATAAAGCTAGGATTCAAAATGGGGATAATAATTTAGACTATATGAGTTCTCTTTGGAACTCTggttttttcatattttttatagaattccTTTACTAGACGCACGTTGGGGATTCCTAGTCTTCCTAGTTGATGCACTTTTTGATCTTTAATGTCCTGGCTTTGTATGGTAGTATCTGACCTTCCTGATCATGCTAATTCCATAATTTTGGCTCTGTTGCACCTGTACTCAGGCTGAATTCTTTGAGTTGcttataaacatattttgttgttatgttttgttaagTATAAAAATTTGTAGTTCTATTTGATCACACTTCAATTTCAAATGACCAGTTGGCTCTAGAGCATGGGGAAGCACAAACGGTTTATCTCTGGTATTGCTACTGAATGGAGACTTCTTTCATTTTATGTTTGAcccatatttaattaatttgctaAAACTATAATAGATTCCATTTGCAGATTTCTTAAATCATGATGGGATTTCAGAAGCAATTGTAATGAGTGACGATGACAATCAATGCTCAGaagttctctctctctctcctgcTTTCCATTAAATCTATCAATATATATAAGTCAAATTCCATTCTTATGGTCATGGCCATTTATATTTCACTGTTGTCATATTCAATCTTATGTTACACACAATTATTCTTGTTCTAGAGCATAGCTACAAAATACTCGTGAAGGAGGAAACGAGAAATGGGATATGCAAATCATGTGATATgggttttatattttgatatgtaTAAAATGCAAAACACAAATGTAACAGAAAACCGATAGCTCATGTATACTAATAATTTAGGTCAAGTATTATTGTAATACCATTAACTAGTACAAGCCTAAGCCCACTAGAATTGACTCTTGAGCCTTATCAAATGAGGAAAGTACACATAACATTGGTTCTTAATTAAATGGCAAATAGATTCTACAATAtacatatgatatgatattgTGAAGAGATTCCAATACTTAcaatttaaatttgcaattatgTGCAGGTTATCGCCGATCGTGATTATGTTCCTGGTGAACAggtcaaataatattttattgtaaacTATATACTGTCTCTCACTCTTGTTTGTACTAGTAATTGCGTattaaaatgacatttatttttctctattctGCTAGCTTGAATCTTTGCTGGGTAATTTAGCAGTGAAATTAAGCAGTCTATCGTTCATGAAAAACTCATAGTGGATTCCTTATGTTTATTGGTTGATTAAACAGGAGCACTACATTAAATGTTGAGCTGTATTGTGTAtcatttttgatatttttgtataGAAAGAAGATataatgttatatattattgtacGCCAAGCTTAAATTTCAATGATTCCCCTGCCAATGCAAGTTCGTTGGAGACTTTTGAATATGCTCTTTGATAAACCAATTATAGAAGCTCAACCAAACTACCACCATAGCTCAATACTGAGGGTTTAGGAGTAAATGTCGTCTTCACTTAGATCTGTGAACTggaaatttaaaagaagaaaagtAAATTTCATTATGGGGCCCTGGCTTTTTGGGCCCCACAGGCTTCTTGATaggaaacaaaattttattaactTGAATTGACGAGCTCTGAAGCTCTTACGATGCTGGAAATATGAAAATGCAGAAAAAGAAATACACCAGAGTTCTAAGAACTCCTAAACCAGAGCAGAATTGCTCCTAACTAGAGAAAGAATTCCCCTAATTGTTTGTTAGAATATTTTCTGAATGTATCCCATCTTCCTATTCCCTCAttcttataacataaaataaatgatattattaattaaattttattcctTTCATTCATCCTTCTTGAAACTGAATGTCTTTCTCACTTCCCCCTCTTTAATGGAATATCAGTAGAATAAGAGACATTGTTACTAGCATTTATTCCTCCCATCCATCATTCTAGAAACTAAATGTGTGTGAAGTGTGTGACTTGGTTGAGTGGACCCCACTATTTGGGCCCTCATTTCTCTTAATTTGCAGTGTTCTATCATTGCCATCTGCTTCAAAATGAGCCTTGTCCTCAAGGCTAACATTAAGACATTGATTCTGTAGCAGACTTCCAGGTTCCCAGCTGATGGTTTCCTTATTCCCTTCCCATGTTATGATTTTTCTTGGCTTTAGCATATTCGTGGTAACAACATTAAGTTCTTTTTCCTGATTGATTCTCCAATTCTCCGGATTTTGACACTGTAGCTTCACAGTTTTCCCCTTCCAGTCCAAGCAAATTGTCATTTCTTCCCAATCAAATAACACCTTGCCTAACTTATGCAGCCAAGCCACTCCTAAAATCATGTCCTCACCTTGTAATTCCACTATGTAAGCTTCAACAGTGGTCTGGAACCTTCCAATTTGAATGTCAAACTTCTCACACTTTTCTGTTATGGCCACACAGGAACCGTTTCCAAATTTTGCATTCGTNNNNNNNNNNNNNNNNNNNNNNNNNNNNNNNNNNNNNNNNNNNNNNNNNNNNNNNNNNNNNNNNNNNNNNNNNNNNNNNNNNNNNNNNNNNNNNNNNNNNNNNNNNNNNNNNNNNNNNNNNNNNNNNNNNNNNNNNNNNNNNNNNNNNNNNNNNNNNNNNNNNNNNNNNNNNNNNNNNNNNNNNNNNNNNNNNNNNNNNNNNNNNNNNNNNNNNNNNNNNNNNNNNNNNNNNNNNNNNNNNNNNNNNNNNNNNNNNNNNNNNNNNNNNNNNNNNNNNNNNNNNNNNNNNNNNNNNNNNNNNNNNNNNNNNNNNNNNNNNNNNNNNNNNNNNNNNNNNNNNNNNNNNNNNNNNNNNNNNNNNNNNNNNNNNNNNNNNNNNNNNNNNNNNNNNNNNNNNNNNNNNNNNNNNNNNNNNNNNNNNNNNNNNNNNNNNNNNNNNNNNNNNNNNNNNNNNNNNNNNNNNNNNNNNNNNNNNNNNNNNNNNNNNNNNNNNNNNNNNNNNNNNNNNNNNNNNNNNNNNNNNNNNNNNNNNNNNNNNNNNNNNNNNNNNNNNNNNNNNNNNNNNNNNNNNNNNNNNNNNNNNNNNNNNNNNNNNNNNNNNNNNNNNNNNNNNNNNNNNNNNNNNNNNNNNNNNNNNNNNNNNNNNNNNNNNNNNNNNNNNNNNNNNNNNNNNNNNNNNNNNNNNNNNNNNNNNNNNNNNNNNNNNNNNNNNNNNNNNNNNNNNNNNNNNNNNNNNNNNNNNNNNNNNNNNNNNNNNNNNNNNNNNNNNNNNNNNNNNNNNNNNNNNNNNNNNNNNNNNNNNNNNNNNNNNNNNNNNNNNNNNNNNNNNNNNNNNNNNNNNNNNNNNNNNNNNNNNNNNNNNNNNNNNNNNNNNNNNNNNNNNNNNNNNNNNNNNNNNNNNNNNNNNNNNNNNNNNNNNNNNNNNNNNNNNNNNNNNNNNNNNNNNNNNNNNNNNNNNNNNNNNNNNNNNNNNNNNNNNNNNNNNNNNNNNNNNNNNNNNNNNNNNNNNNNNN
The genomic region above belongs to Cicer arietinum cultivar CDC Frontier isolate Library 1 chromosome 4, Cicar.CDCFrontier_v2.0, whole genome shotgun sequence and contains:
- the LOC101503944 gene encoding fructose-bisphosphate aldolase-lysine N-methyltransferase, chloroplastic isoform X1, whose product is MPFRFRGCFAIPRGWSLQHQFPHSSSIPLNFSSLPHASSSPHSLLLHNFLPWLENKASSTISSSLSIANSSYGKSLFASKTIQTGDCILQVPYTVHITADNLPPEIRYLIGEDVGNIAKLAIVLLIHKKLGQGSEWYPYISCLPLQDEMHNTIFWNESELEMIRQSSVYQETIYQKFQIEKDFLALRPVFESFCQSLGDFTCKDFMHACTLVGSRAWGSTNGLSLIPFADFLNHDGISEAIVMSDDDNQCSEVIADRDYVPGEQVLIRYGKFSNATLMLDFGFTIPYNIYDQVQIQFDIPKHDPLRDMKLELLQRYFAPPTKDVKGLKCSVNSFTINSSGKLFDMNWFSILFLINIGEVKSARGKGKGVPQSLRALARVLSCTTSQAELYHLVVEAAQTDGRLARCPLQHTDNEIQAHKMLSSLFIQLIEERNATIMSLDSCDSSSLYESLPVRRQMARDLLHGELRILKSASTWLENYCFSLT
- the LOC101503944 gene encoding uncharacterized protein isoform X4, with product MPFRFRGCFAIPRGWSLQHQFPHSSSIPLNFSSLPHASSSPHSLLLHNFLPWLENKASSTISSSLSIANSSYGKSLFASKTIQTGDCILQVPYTVHITADNLPPEIRYLIGEDVGNIAKLAIVLLIHKKLGQGSEWYPYISCLPLQDEMHNTIFWNESELEMIRQSSVYQETIYQKFQIEKDFLALRPVFESFCQSLGDFTCKDFMHACTLVGSRAWGSTNGLSLIPFADFLNHDGISEAIVMSDDDNQCSEVIADRDYVPGEQVLIRYGKFSNATLMLDFGFTIPYNIYDQVQIQFDIPKHDPLRDMKLELLQRYFAPPTKDVKGLKCSVNSFTIKEVKSARGKGKGVPQSLRALARVLSCTTSQELYHLVVEAAQTDGRLARCPLQHTDNEIQAHKMLSSLFIQLIEERNATIMSLDSCDSSSLYESLPVRRQMARDLLHGELRILKSASTWLENYCFSLT
- the LOC101503944 gene encoding fructose-bisphosphate aldolase-lysine N-methyltransferase, chloroplastic isoform X2; translated protein: MPFRFRGCFAIPRGWSLQHQFPHSSSIPLNFSSLPHASSSPHSLLLHNFLPWLENKASSTISSSLSIANSSYGKSLFASKTIQTGDCILQVPYTVHITADNLPPEIRYLIGEDVGNIAKLAIVLLIHKKLGQGSEWYPYISCLPLQDEMHNTIFWNESELEMIRQSSVYQETIYQKFQIEKDFLALRPVFESFCQSLGDFTCKDFMHACTLVGSRAWGSTNGLSLIPFADFLNHDGISEAIVMSDDDNQCSEVIADRDYVPGEQVLIRYGKFSNATLMLDFGFTIPYNIYDQVQIQFDIPKHDPLRDMKLELLQRYFAPPTKDVKGLKCSVNSFTINSSGKLFDMNWFSILFLINIGEVKSARGKGKGVPQSLRALARVLSCTTSQELYHLVVEAAQTDGRLARCPLQHTDNEIQAHKMLSSLFIQLIEERNATIMSLDSCDSSSLYESLPVRRQMARDLLHGELRILKSASTWLENYCFSLT
- the LOC101503944 gene encoding uncharacterized protein isoform X3 → MPFRFRGCFAIPRGWSLQHQFPHSSSIPLNFSSLPHASSSPHSLLLHNFLPWLENKASSTISSSLSIANSSYGKSLFASKTIQTGDCILQVPYTVHITADNLPPEIRYLIGEDVGNIAKLAIVLLIHKKLGQGSEWYPYISCLPLQDEMHNTIFWNESELEMIRQSSVYQETIYQKFQIEKDFLALRPVFESFCQSLGDFTCKDFMHACTLVGSRAWGSTNGLSLIPFADFLNHDGISEAIVMSDDDNQCSEVIADRDYVPGEQVLIRYGKFSNATLMLDFGFTIPYNIYDQVQIQFDIPKHDPLRDMKLELLQRYFAPPTKDVKGLKCSVNSFTIKEVKSARGKGKGVPQSLRALARVLSCTTSQAELYHLVVEAAQTDGRLARCPLQHTDNEIQAHKMLSSLFIQLIEERNATIMSLDSCDSSSLYESLPVRRQMARDLLHGELRILKSASTWLENYCFSLT
- the LOC101503944 gene encoding uncharacterized protein isoform X5 encodes the protein MPFRFRGCFAIPRGWSLQHQFPHSSSIPLNFSSLPHASSSPHSLLLHNFLPWLENKASSTISSSLSIANSSYGKSLFASKTIQTGDCILQVPYTVHITADNLPPEIRYLIGEDVGNIAKLAIVLLIHKKLGQGSEWYPYISCLPLQDEMHNTVFESFCQSLGDFTCKDFMHACTLVGSRAWGSTNGLSLIPFADFLNHDGISEAIVMSDDDNQCSEVIADRDYVPGEQVLIRYGKFSNATLMLDFGFTIPYNIYDQVQIQFDIPKHDPLRDMKLELLQRYFAPPTKDVKGLKCSVNSFTINSSGKLFDMNWFSILFLINIGEVKSARGKGKGVPQSLRALARVLSCTTSQAELYHLVVEAAQTDGRLARCPLQHTDNEIQAHKMLSSLFIQLIEERNATIMSLDSCDSSSLYESLPVRRQMARDLLHGELRILKSASTWLENYCFSLT